The following proteins come from a genomic window of Neosynechococcus sphagnicola sy1:
- the purC gene encoding phosphoribosylaminoimidazolesuccinocarboxamide synthase, with protein sequence MSTPEKLYEGKAKILYKTEDPDILLTVFKDDATAFNAQKRGSISGKGEMNCAISSYLFQELAASGIPNHFIDRPTATEMRVQALKIVPLEVVVRNIAAGSLCQQTGLTLGTILPYPLVEFYYKNDALGDPLLTRDRLLLLELATPDQIEQLQHLALRVNEMLSAFFQRCAINLVDFKLEFGLDRQQNLILADEISPDTCRLWDQTVNDPNRRILDKDRFRQDLGEVAAAYQLVLERVLTQVTTQGV encoded by the coding sequence ATGTCTACACCCGAGAAGCTGTACGAAGGTAAGGCAAAAATCCTCTATAAAACTGAGGATCCAGACATCCTATTAACCGTTTTCAAGGACGATGCCACGGCCTTTAATGCCCAAAAGCGGGGCAGTATTTCTGGGAAGGGGGAGATGAACTGCGCGATTTCGAGTTATCTATTCCAGGAGTTAGCGGCTAGTGGCATTCCCAATCACTTTATTGATCGGCCCACGGCAACTGAAATGCGGGTACAGGCTCTGAAGATCGTGCCCTTAGAGGTGGTCGTGCGCAACATTGCTGCGGGGAGCCTGTGTCAGCAAACGGGGCTGACCTTGGGCACGATTTTGCCCTATCCCCTCGTCGAGTTCTATTACAAAAATGATGCCCTAGGAGATCCCCTGCTCACCCGCGATCGCCTACTGCTGCTGGAATTGGCTACACCGGATCAGATCGAACAATTGCAGCATCTGGCACTGCGAGTCAACGAGATGCTCTCAGCATTTTTTCAAAGATGTGCTATTAACCTAGTGGACTTCAAATTAGAGTTTGGCCTCGATCGCCAACAAAATCTCATCTTGGCGGACGAAATCAGTCCCGATACTTGCCGTCTCTGGGATCAAACGGTGAATGACCCCAATCGTCGCATCTTGGACAAAGATCGATTTCGTCAGGATTTAGGTGAAGTGGCGGCTGCTTACCAACTCGTTTTAGAGCGGGTATTGACCCAGGTCACCACCCAGGGTGTCTAA
- a CDS encoding BamA/TamA family outer membrane protein, with the protein MLIKSNKMRLSPVLVAAVATTATLCAASPTRGQALDARLLETEALVASQVNEPHPSVGEGYPQAAPIPDTVLAQQPASAPPSPAADGPPPEQPAAPGTPSQIQQAPDQFRFNFTPQNTSPNPIQVDLTPPQPAQPTVPSPIQTQPAATDESEPRVLVSEVFVEGVDGTLQDAVYGAIRTQPGRTATRSQLQADVNAIFATGFFATVRVDPSDTPLGVRVTFVVQPNPVLTKVQATGIKVLPPAVVEKIFSPQYGSTLSFRKLQDGIKELNKWYQDNGYVLAQVVGSPKVADDGTVTLEVAEGQIEEIKIRYVSKEGEEVDAKGRPIRGRTRPYVITRELQLKPGDVFNRNTIQTDLQRVFGLGIFEDVKVALNPGKDPRQVVVVLNVAEKNSGSIAAGAGFSSASGLFGTLSYQQQNFRGRNQKIGAELVLGTRELLFDLSFTDPWIKGDPYRTSFTTNIFRRQSISLVFDGDDTTIRLPNGDEPRVQRVGGGFSFSRPLAKNPFVKANWVASLGMIYQHVTIRDADGVLSPRANTGELLSFSNSGVDDLTTIVFGLTRDRRNDPLLPTKGSLLRMGMEQSIPVGSGSILFNRVRASYTYFIPVRFVSFRPGPQSLAFNFQTGGVFGDLPPYEAFALGGSNSVRGYADGELGSGRYFVQGTAEYRFPLFSILSGALFFDAASDLGSGSSVPGDPSGARGLPGSGFGGGLGVRINSPIGPIRVDYGINNEGDGRFSFGIGQRF; encoded by the coding sequence GTGCTTATTAAATCGAACAAAATGCGCCTATCTCCCGTATTGGTGGCAGCCGTTGCGACAACGGCAACCCTTTGCGCTGCCAGCCCCACCCGAGGACAGGCTTTAGATGCCCGACTGCTCGAGACGGAAGCCCTGGTAGCTTCCCAGGTCAACGAGCCGCATCCTTCAGTGGGGGAAGGATACCCTCAGGCTGCACCCATCCCTGACACGGTGCTAGCACAGCAACCAGCCTCGGCTCCCCCTAGCCCCGCTGCCGATGGGCCTCCACCAGAACAACCCGCTGCCCCAGGAACGCCGTCCCAGATACAGCAGGCTCCCGATCAGTTTCGGTTCAACTTCACCCCCCAGAACACATCTCCAAATCCTATCCAGGTTGATCTCACTCCCCCCCAACCGGCACAACCAACGGTGCCGTCTCCCATTCAGACTCAACCCGCTGCAACCGATGAGTCAGAACCCCGGGTTTTGGTTTCAGAGGTGTTCGTTGAGGGGGTCGATGGCACCCTCCAAGATGCGGTTTATGGAGCCATCCGTACCCAGCCAGGGAGAACTGCAACCCGCTCCCAACTGCAAGCGGATGTGAATGCAATTTTTGCCACAGGTTTTTTCGCCACTGTCCGGGTTGACCCCTCGGATACGCCCCTGGGAGTGCGCGTTACCTTTGTGGTTCAACCTAATCCGGTGTTGACGAAGGTACAGGCCACTGGCATTAAGGTGCTGCCACCCGCTGTAGTTGAGAAAATCTTCAGCCCCCAGTATGGCTCGACGTTAAGCTTCCGCAAGTTGCAGGACGGCATCAAAGAGCTGAATAAGTGGTATCAGGATAACGGCTATGTGCTCGCCCAGGTTGTCGGTTCTCCCAAGGTGGCAGATGACGGCACCGTCACCCTGGAAGTTGCCGAGGGTCAGATTGAGGAAATTAAGATTCGCTATGTCAGCAAAGAGGGCGAAGAAGTCGATGCCAAGGGGCGGCCAATTCGCGGTCGGACTCGCCCCTATGTGATCACCCGTGAGTTACAGCTGAAACCGGGAGATGTCTTTAACCGTAATACCATTCAAACCGATCTACAGCGGGTGTTTGGTTTGGGAATTTTTGAGGATGTGAAGGTTGCCCTCAATCCCGGTAAGGATCCTCGTCAAGTTGTGGTGGTCTTGAATGTGGCCGAGAAAAATAGCGGCTCCATCGCCGCTGGTGCTGGGTTCAGTTCTGCCAGTGGTTTGTTTGGAACCCTTAGCTATCAGCAGCAAAATTTCCGGGGCCGCAACCAGAAAATTGGGGCAGAGTTGGTTTTGGGTACGCGAGAATTATTATTTGATTTGAGCTTCACCGATCCCTGGATCAAGGGTGACCCCTACCGCACCTCCTTCACGACGAATATTTTCCGACGGCAGTCCATTTCTTTGGTGTTTGACGGCGATGATACGACGATTCGATTACCCAATGGGGATGAACCACGGGTACAACGGGTGGGGGGGGGCTTTAGTTTTTCCCGTCCCTTGGCAAAAAATCCGTTTGTGAAAGCGAATTGGGTGGCCTCCCTGGGCATGATCTACCAACACGTAACGATTCGGGATGCCGATGGGGTTCTCAGTCCCCGCGCCAATACCGGGGAACTCTTGAGTTTTAGTAACTCCGGGGTGGATGACCTGACCACGATTGTCTTTGGTCTCACCCGCGATCGCCGGAATGATCCGCTCCTGCCCACTAAGGGTTCCCTGCTGCGCATGGGTATGGAGCAGTCGATTCCCGTTGGTTCCGGCAGCATTCTGTTTAACCGTGTCCGCGCCAGCTATACCTACTTTATTCCAGTGCGTTTTGTCAGCTTCAGACCCGGCCCCCAGTCTTTGGCCTTTAACTTCCAAACCGGCGGGGTTTTTGGGGATCTCCCCCCCTATGAAGCCTTTGCCTTGGGAGGGAGTAACTCCGTCCGGGGATATGCCGATGGGGAACTGGGCAGTGGTCGGTATTTTGTTCAGGGTACGGCTGAATATCGCTTCCCATTGTTTTCGATTCTCAGTGGTGCGTTGTTCTTTGATGCAGCCAGTGACCTAGGCTCTGGCAGTTCTGTGCCGGGGGATCCATCCGGTGCGCGGGGTTTGCCGGGTAGTGGCTTTGGCGGAGGTCTAGGGGTTCGTATTAATTCACCCATTGGCCCCATCCGCGTTGACTATGGTATTAACAACGAGGGGGATGGTCGCTTTTCCTTCGGGATTGGACAGCGGTTCTAA
- the fabZ gene encoding 3-hydroxyacyl-ACP dehydratase FabZ produces MSPLTDTHTTTPSTPAVPLDTPLAAPATIFTVEDIHKLLPHRYPFALVDKIIEYVPGKRAVGVKNVTFNEPHFQGHFPGRPIMPGVLIVEAMAQVGGWS; encoded by the coding sequence ATGTCTCCACTGACTGATACCCATACCACTACACCGAGTACACCCGCCGTTCCCCTTGATACACCTCTGGCAGCACCTGCCACCATTTTCACCGTTGAGGATATCCACAAACTGCTCCCCCATCGCTATCCCTTTGCCTTGGTGGACAAGATTATTGAGTATGTTCCGGGGAAACGGGCAGTGGGGGTGAAAAATGTGACCTTCAATGAGCCGCATTTCCAGGGGCATTTTCCCGGTCGCCCGATTATGCCAGGGGTGTTAATTGTGGAAGCCATGGCCCAGGTGGGGGGGTGGTCATGA
- the lpxA gene encoding acyl-ACP--UDP-N-acetylglucosamine O-acyltransferase, with the protein MTTLIHPTAVIHPTAEIHSTVQVGPYAVIGADVKIGAETVIGAHVVIEGPTEIGDRNQIFPGAAIGMEPQDLKYDGSPSWVKIGNDNRIREYVTINRATRAPEATLIGNNNLLMAYAHVAHNCVLENQVIIANGVALAGHVQVESQARISGILGVHQFVHIGRLAMVGGMSRIDRDVPPYMLVEGNPSRVRSLNLVGLRRANFTELEAGQVFQSLKKAFRLLYREGLPLSAALDQLDLLPDSEPLQHLRQFCRSAQTPERRGLIPSRRSAAMES; encoded by the coding sequence ATGACAACCTTGATCCATCCCACTGCTGTTATCCATCCCACGGCTGAGATCCACTCGACGGTTCAGGTTGGCCCCTATGCTGTGATTGGAGCCGATGTCAAAATTGGAGCAGAAACCGTGATTGGGGCCCATGTCGTCATAGAAGGGCCGACAGAGATTGGCGATCGCAATCAAATCTTTCCGGGGGCTGCCATTGGGATGGAGCCCCAAGACCTCAAGTACGACGGCTCTCCGAGTTGGGTGAAGATTGGCAATGACAATCGGATTCGGGAATATGTCACCATCAATCGCGCCACCCGTGCCCCGGAAGCTACCCTGATTGGCAACAACAATCTCCTGATGGCCTATGCCCATGTGGCCCACAATTGTGTGCTTGAGAATCAGGTGATCATTGCCAACGGTGTCGCCTTGGCAGGGCATGTGCAGGTAGAATCCCAGGCTCGCATTAGCGGCATTCTGGGAGTGCATCAATTTGTGCACATTGGGCGACTGGCCATGGTGGGGGGGATGAGTCGGATTGATCGGGATGTACCGCCCTATATGCTGGTGGAGGGCAATCCCTCCCGGGTGCGATCGCTCAACTTAGTAGGACTGCGACGAGCCAATTTTACGGAACTCGAGGCGGGACAGGTGTTTCAATCCCTGAAAAAGGCCTTTCGTCTGCTCTACCGGGAGGGCTTACCCCTGAGTGCAGCCCTAGACCAACTGGATTTGCTCCCCGATAGCGAGCCCTTGCAACATCTGCGCCAGTTTTGCCGTAGTGCACAAACCCCGGAACGGCGGGGCTTGATTCCCAGTCGCCGTTCCGCAGCCATGGAATCCTGA
- the lpxB gene encoding lipid-A-disaccharide synthase, with amino-acid sequence MWSLNQRNTRRIVQFTDQLLAVFPGEAHYYQQQGAAVTWVGHPLLDQMSTAPSREQARLALGIAPNQWAIALVPASRQQELQTLLPVILEAARQLQAQIPNTDPQQPLFWIPLSLEAYRAHLQQAIAAAGLRAQLVPDRGHPQGDWLRRCAIAAADLAITKSGTVNLEIALMQVPQVVIYRVSPFTAWVAQHLLKFSIPFMAPPNLVTMRPIVPELLQGKATAPNIVRESLDLLLNPTRRQQIQQDYQAMRQSLGEPGVADRAALAILKLDLLRQSK; translated from the coding sequence GTGTGGTCCCTGAATCAACGCAATACTCGGCGGATTGTCCAGTTCACCGATCAGCTCCTGGCAGTGTTTCCCGGTGAAGCCCATTACTATCAGCAGCAAGGGGCGGCGGTTACCTGGGTTGGGCATCCCCTGTTGGATCAAATGTCCACAGCTCCCAGTCGAGAACAAGCGCGGCTGGCCTTGGGCATTGCCCCCAATCAATGGGCGATCGCCTTGGTACCCGCCTCTCGCCAGCAGGAGTTGCAGACTTTATTACCCGTGATCCTAGAAGCTGCCCGTCAGCTGCAAGCCCAGATCCCCAATACTGACCCCCAGCAACCCTTATTTTGGATTCCCCTTTCTTTAGAAGCCTATCGTGCTCACCTGCAACAGGCGATCGCCGCTGCTGGGTTACGGGCCCAACTGGTGCCAGACAGGGGGCATCCCCAAGGGGATTGGTTACGGCGCTGTGCGATCGCGGCGGCGGATTTAGCCATCACTAAATCTGGCACGGTGAATCTGGAAATCGCTCTCATGCAGGTACCCCAGGTGGTAATCTATCGGGTTAGTCCATTCACCGCTTGGGTGGCGCAGCATCTCTTGAAGTTCTCCATTCCCTTCATGGCCCCCCCTAACCTGGTGACAATGCGCCCGATTGTGCCGGAATTACTCCAGGGAAAGGCCACCGCTCCCAATATTGTCCGGGAATCCTTAGATCTCCTCCTCAACCCTACTCGACGGCAGCAAATTCAGCAGGACTATCAAGCCATGCGGCAGTCTTTGGGGGAGCCTGGAGTTGCCGATCGCGCAGCTCTGGCAATTTTGAAACTAGACCTATTGCGTCAATCAAAATGA
- a CDS encoding AI-2E family transporter, whose translation MKFGAWLGLIALMLSLYILWQIRQLLLLVFTAVVLATALNRLARRWQRLGMQRPWAVLAAVGVLVLFFTLVFFLIVPPFTEQFQELQLLVPQGLDRITHWLNSFKVQLPQQVEEVIPDSEHLLQQMRPYANRLLGGSLVLVSGSLNFVLNLLLLLVLALMFLANPQGYRQLFIRLFPAFYRPRMAEILSHTETALAAWIVGALMSMGVISILSWLGLFLLQVKLPLANAVLAGLLNFIPNVGPAFSVVPPMAIALLDDGLKAVFVLILYFGIQQFESSLLTPYIMAQQVALLPALTLLCQVFFATIFGFFGLVMAIPLTVVGQVWLREILVRDVLDQWGGGQWPGSVGGGEGSPGGADDGGRSGFS comes from the coding sequence GTGAAATTTGGCGCATGGCTGGGTTTGATCGCATTGATGCTGTCCTTATACATCCTGTGGCAGATTCGACAGTTACTGTTACTGGTGTTTACCGCCGTGGTGCTGGCAACGGCGCTCAATCGTCTGGCCCGGCGCTGGCAACGGCTGGGAATGCAACGACCCTGGGCGGTGCTCGCAGCGGTAGGCGTTCTCGTGCTGTTCTTCACCCTGGTGTTTTTTCTGATCGTGCCGCCGTTCACGGAACAGTTTCAGGAGCTCCAACTGCTGGTGCCTCAAGGACTCGACCGGATCACCCACTGGTTGAATAGCTTTAAGGTGCAGTTGCCCCAACAGGTGGAGGAGGTGATCCCCGACAGTGAACATCTGTTGCAGCAGATGCGCCCCTACGCAAATCGGTTGCTGGGGGGGTCGCTGGTGCTGGTTTCTGGGTCCTTGAATTTTGTGTTAAACCTGCTGTTGCTGCTGGTCTTGGCCCTGATGTTTCTGGCCAACCCGCAAGGCTATCGCCAGCTGTTCATCCGGCTGTTCCCAGCCTTCTATCGCCCTCGGATGGCGGAGATCTTAAGTCACACGGAAACTGCCCTGGCCGCTTGGATTGTGGGGGCACTGATGAGTATGGGTGTGATCTCGATTCTGAGTTGGCTGGGGCTGTTCCTATTACAGGTAAAACTCCCCCTTGCGAATGCCGTGCTGGCGGGGCTGCTAAATTTTATCCCCAATGTGGGGCCAGCCTTTAGCGTCGTGCCGCCCATGGCGATCGCCCTCTTGGATGACGGTTTGAAGGCCGTATTTGTATTGATTCTTTACTTTGGCATCCAGCAGTTTGAAAGTAGTCTGCTGACACCCTACATCATGGCGCAGCAGGTGGCCTTGCTCCCTGCCCTCACCTTACTGTGCCAAGTCTTTTTTGCCACGATCTTCGGCTTTTTTGGCTTGGTGATGGCGATTCCCTTAACGGTGGTGGGGCAGGTGTGGCTGCGGGAAATTCTCGTCAGAGATGTGCTGGATCAATGGGGGGGGGGTCAGTGGCCTGGGTCAGTTGGTGGCGGTGAAGGTTCCCCCGGAGGTGCCGATGACGGCGGCAGATCAGGGTTCTCCTAA
- a CDS encoding PP2C family protein-serine/threonine phosphatase codes for MTTVPAPKSSPQPADRSNSTPVFALKELVARLHREQHKTQDLLSSLGYALRSFNNLNQFLELIPLMASRVTDADGGALFLFKPNGQVSLARLHCQDSSHCQDIRRALETVSRQVTTTSLATATPGPTGVIPTYRGMAALDYQVSHYLGSEIQLFGTAILVKNVERGRLYVFSEDPTYDWTETRQKLVRLVADQTAVAIANEELKIELRNKERLDRELEIGAEIQRQLLPRQCPQIAGVALAAHCKTANRVGGDYYDFIPVHHAASPVEDSQSSCWGLAIGDVMGKGVPAGLIMTMTRGMLRAEVLNGHSPARILQHLNLVYYADLENSHRFVTLFYSEYDPQTQILHYSNAAHHPPLLWQAATNTIKRLDTLGMLIGLDASTQYQDAQVQLSPGDTLIYYTDGFTDAGNQSGDRFDEENLIRAFRWACEHCLNPQEILEYLFDQVQQFIGSHRCNEDDMTLIVMQVKPQAVSS; via the coding sequence ATGACGACTGTACCTGCTCCTAAATCGTCACCCCAGCCTGCGGATCGAAGCAATTCGACCCCCGTGTTTGCCTTGAAGGAACTGGTGGCTCGGTTACACCGGGAACAGCACAAAACCCAGGACTTGCTTAGTTCTCTCGGCTATGCCCTCCGCAGCTTTAACAATTTAAACCAATTTTTGGAACTGATCCCGCTGATGGCGAGCCGCGTCACCGATGCAGACGGGGGGGCATTATTTTTATTCAAACCTAACGGTCAGGTGAGTTTGGCACGTCTGCATTGTCAAGATAGCTCCCACTGTCAAGATATCCGCAGGGCACTGGAAACCGTTTCCCGCCAGGTAACGACTACCTCGTTGGCAACTGCCACCCCTGGCCCCACCGGGGTGATCCCCACCTACAGAGGCATGGCGGCACTGGACTATCAAGTGAGTCATTATCTGGGGTCGGAGATTCAACTGTTTGGCACTGCGATTCTCGTCAAAAATGTGGAACGCGGACGACTTTACGTCTTTAGCGAAGATCCAACCTACGATTGGACTGAAACCCGGCAAAAGTTAGTCCGTCTCGTTGCCGATCAAACTGCGGTGGCGATCGCCAATGAGGAACTCAAGATCGAGCTGCGCAATAAGGAACGGTTGGATCGGGAGTTGGAAATTGGGGCGGAAATTCAGCGCCAACTCCTGCCTCGCCAGTGTCCCCAAATTGCTGGGGTGGCCTTAGCAGCTCATTGCAAAACAGCCAACCGCGTCGGGGGCGACTACTACGATTTCATTCCCGTCCATCATGCCGCTAGCCCGGTAGAAGATAGCCAGTCCAGTTGTTGGGGGTTGGCGATCGGGGATGTCATGGGTAAGGGCGTCCCGGCGGGGCTGATTATGACCATGACCCGGGGAATGCTGCGGGCTGAGGTTTTAAACGGCCACTCCCCCGCCCGGATTCTGCAACATCTGAACTTGGTGTACTACGCAGATCTAGAAAATTCCCACCGCTTCGTTACCCTGTTTTATTCCGAATATGACCCCCAAACCCAGATTCTCCACTATAGCAATGCGGCTCATCATCCGCCCTTACTCTGGCAGGCGGCAACGAATACCATTAAACGCCTGGATACCCTGGGAATGTTGATTGGCTTAGATGCCAGTACCCAATACCAGGATGCTCAGGTGCAGCTCTCCCCCGGTGATACCTTAATCTATTACACCGATGGGTTCACCGATGCGGGGAATCAAAGTGGCGATCGCTTTGATGAAGAGAATCTGATCCGCGCCTTTCGCTGGGCCTGTGAGCATTGCTTGAACCCCCAAGAGATTCTAGAGTATCTATTTGATCAGGTACAGCAGTTTATTGGCTCCCATCGCTGTAACGAAGATGATATGACCTTGATTGTGATGCAGGTGAAACCTCAAGCGGTCAGCAGCTGA
- a CDS encoding ABC transporter ATP-binding protein, with product MIEVEHLSKTYGTHRAITDVTFRVEQGEILGFLGPNGAGKTTTMRILTGYLPATEGTARIAGWEVHENSMAVRRQIGYLPETPPLYPEMTVEGFLHFVARIKGVNGGDRPTRVAAALSSCGLQEKRDVLIRKLSKGFKQRVGIAQAIVHDPPVIILDEPTVGLDPRQIIEVRNLIKNLGGDRTIILSTHILPEVSMTCNRVAIIHRGRVVAIDSPDHLGSQLTAGTAYELEVAGDVLLAQQTLEQVAGVERLEILSSEGLAADRCKLHVTTAVGTDPGRELAVALVAANLGLYEMRRSQATLEDVFLQLTTEETAINATLEKFDSSEDAAA from the coding sequence ATGATTGAAGTTGAACATCTCAGTAAAACCTACGGCACCCATCGTGCCATTACCGATGTCACCTTTCGGGTAGAGCAGGGTGAAATTCTGGGCTTTCTGGGCCCCAATGGGGCTGGCAAAACCACCACCATGCGCATCTTAACCGGATATCTCCCTGCCACCGAAGGCACTGCCCGAATTGCGGGCTGGGAGGTGCACGAGAACTCCATGGCGGTGCGGCGACAAATTGGTTACCTGCCCGAAACGCCCCCCCTCTATCCCGAAATGACCGTCGAAGGGTTTCTGCATTTTGTTGCCCGGATCAAAGGGGTGAATGGCGGCGATCGCCCCACTCGAGTAGCAGCCGCCTTGTCCAGTTGTGGGCTGCAAGAAAAGCGGGACGTGTTAATTCGCAAACTTTCCAAAGGGTTCAAGCAGCGGGTAGGGATTGCCCAAGCCATCGTCCATGATCCCCCGGTGATTATCCTCGATGAGCCGACGGTGGGTCTCGATCCGCGGCAGATTATTGAAGTTCGGAATTTGATTAAGAATTTAGGGGGCGATCGCACTATTATTCTGTCCACCCACATTCTGCCGGAAGTCAGCATGACCTGTAACCGGGTAGCGATCATCCATCGGGGTCGGGTCGTTGCCATTGATTCCCCCGATCATTTGGGGTCCCAACTGACGGCGGGCACTGCCTACGAATTGGAGGTGGCAGGGGATGTGCTCCTGGCTCAGCAGACCCTAGAGCAGGTAGCCGGGGTGGAACGGCTGGAAATCCTCAGCAGTGAAGGTCTGGCTGCCGATCGCTGTAAACTGCACGTGACCACAGCGGTAGGCACCGACCCTGGACGAGAGCTGGCTGTGGCGCTGGTAGCAGCGAACCTGGGATTATACGAAATGCGCCGCAGTCAAGCGACCCTGGAAGACGTGTTCCTGCAACTAACCACCGAGGAAACAGCCATCAACGCCACACTGGAGAAATTTGATTCAAGCGAGGACGCAGCAGCCTAA
- a CDS encoding ABC transporter permease — translation MGNIVAIYRRELQGYFASPLCYAIAGVFWFLAGIFFVSVLLGPEGILVQAAMRDQLGGGTAPPLDVASEFLKFFLGLLGSLSLFILPILSMGLYAEERKRGTLELLATSPITNWAVAIGKLLAVLTFFVSMILPLMIYEAIALSHANPPFQPVLLLVGHLGLLLLAAGILSLGMFISSLTDSTILAAVLTFALVLFLWVIDVVAKGIGGPLGSALEHLSLLSNYNNLVQGVIDTSSLILFGSYIVLGLFLTAQSIDALRFQRS, via the coding sequence ATGGGAAACATTGTGGCTATTTATCGTCGGGAGTTACAGGGGTATTTTGCCTCGCCCTTGTGCTATGCGATTGCTGGCGTCTTTTGGTTCTTGGCTGGCATCTTTTTTGTCTCAGTGCTGCTGGGGCCAGAGGGGATTTTAGTTCAGGCCGCCATGCGGGATCAGCTTGGTGGCGGCACGGCTCCGCCCCTGGATGTTGCCTCCGAATTTCTCAAATTCTTTCTGGGGCTTTTGGGTTCCCTGTCCCTATTTATTCTGCCGATTCTTTCCATGGGGCTGTATGCCGAGGAACGCAAGCGCGGTACCTTAGAACTCTTGGCAACTTCACCGATTACCAATTGGGCGGTCGCCATTGGCAAGTTATTAGCCGTCCTTACCTTTTTTGTCTCGATGATTTTGCCCCTGATGATCTACGAGGCGATCGCCCTCAGTCATGCCAACCCACCCTTTCAACCTGTGTTATTGCTGGTGGGACACCTGGGATTATTGCTGTTGGCTGCCGGGATTTTATCCCTGGGGATGTTCATTTCTTCCCTCACCGACAGCACCATTCTGGCAGCCGTCCTCACCTTTGCTTTGGTGCTGTTTCTCTGGGTGATTGATGTCGTTGCCAAAGGCATTGGCGGCCCCCTGGGGAGTGCCCTAGAGCATCTCTCGTTACTGAGTAACTACAACAATTTGGTGCAGGGTGTGATTGACACCAGCAGCCTGATTCTCTTTGGCAGCTATATTGTCCTTGGTCTGTTTCTCACAGCTCAGTCCATTGATGCCCTGCGATTCCAGCGTTCCTAG
- the queC gene encoding 7-cyano-7-deazaguanine synthase QueC, with product MKAVILLSGGLDSATVLYQAQADGCDCYALSFDYQQRHRRELTAARTIAQCAGVIDHQVVSFDLRQWGGSALTDVEIDLPQSRSLAEMSQTIPVTYVPARNTIFLSFALAYGETIAAERVYLGVNSLDYSGYPDCRPDYIQAMQTVFQLGTKQGREGTAIAIVTPLITLKKTAIIELGDRLGVPWELTWSCYAGGDEACGTCDACQLRLTAFAELGRTDPIPYGLNRNPQASL from the coding sequence GTGAAAGCTGTAATATTGCTATCGGGGGGACTGGATTCGGCAACGGTACTGTACCAAGCCCAAGCAGATGGCTGCGACTGTTATGCCCTCTCCTTTGACTATCAGCAGCGCCATCGGCGGGAATTAACCGCAGCCCGAACCATTGCCCAGTGTGCCGGTGTTATCGATCATCAGGTGGTCAGTTTTGATCTGCGGCAGTGGGGGGGCTCTGCTCTCACCGATGTCGAAATTGATTTACCCCAAAGCCGTTCTCTGGCGGAGATGAGTCAGACTATTCCTGTGACTTATGTGCCAGCTCGAAATACAATTTTTCTCAGCTTTGCCCTTGCCTATGGCGAGACGATCGCCGCTGAACGGGTCTATCTCGGGGTCAATAGTCTCGATTACTCTGGCTATCCAGACTGCCGTCCTGACTATATTCAAGCCATGCAAACCGTCTTTCAGTTGGGAACCAAACAGGGACGAGAAGGCACGGCGATCGCCATCGTTACCCCCCTGATCACCTTAAAAAAAACAGCCATCATCGAACTGGGCGATCGCTTAGGGGTGCCGTGGGAACTTACCTGGTCCTGCTATGCCGGAGGTGATGAGGCCTGTGGTACTTGTGATGCCTGCCAGCTGCGGCTCACTGCTTTTGCGGAACTAGGACGCACTGATCCTATCCCCTATGGGTTGAATCGCAACCCCCAAGCCTCCCTCTGA